Proteins encoded in a region of the Photobacterium profundum SS9 genome:
- the btuD gene encoding vitamin B12 ABC transporter ATP-binding protein BtuD, translating to MILDAKNLAMPPRLLPVSFTIDAGEIVHFIGPNGSGKSTAISMLSGLFEGQGEITFMGQLLSDYDLPSLARMRCYLSQQDRPAFSVAVYHYLALSLSALNNPRVDHVQHALDEICQALNITDKLNRNIQTLSGGEWQRVRLAAACLQVWPAINPEATLLILDEPAAALDIGQEAAMYKLIRRMAEQGIAVVMANHDLNRTLREADKVLLLNNGSCVVKGSPSDVMTVEQLESTFATQVQRIEHEGRSCLIFND from the coding sequence ATGATTCTTGATGCGAAAAATTTAGCAATGCCACCTCGGTTATTACCTGTTTCATTTACCATTGATGCGGGTGAAATTGTACATTTCATTGGGCCTAACGGAAGTGGTAAAAGTACCGCTATTTCGATGTTATCGGGCTTATTTGAAGGTCAGGGTGAGATTACTTTCATGGGGCAGCTATTGTCTGACTATGATTTACCATCGTTAGCTCGAATGCGTTGTTACCTTTCTCAGCAAGATCGCCCAGCGTTTTCGGTAGCGGTTTACCATTATTTAGCGTTATCGTTATCTGCTTTGAATAACCCTCGGGTAGACCACGTTCAACACGCGCTAGATGAAATCTGCCAAGCATTGAATATTACCGATAAATTAAATCGAAATATCCAAACGCTTTCTGGCGGTGAATGGCAACGTGTTCGTCTTGCTGCTGCTTGTTTACAGGTATGGCCCGCAATAAACCCCGAAGCTACATTGTTAATATTAGATGAACCTGCAGCAGCATTAGACATTGGTCAAGAAGCCGCGATGTATAAGCTGATTCGACGCATGGCTGAACAAGGTATTGCCGTTGTGATGGCGAACCATGATCTGAATCGTACGCTGCGAGAAGCAGATAAAGTGCTGTTATTGAATAATGGGTCGTGCGTGGTGAAAGGGAGCCCATCTGATGTAATGACAGTAGAGCAGCTTGAATCAACGTTTGCGACGCAAGTTCAACGTATTGAGCATGAAGGGCGGAGTTGCCTGATTTTTAATGACTAA
- the btuC gene encoding vitamin B12 ABC transporter permease BtuC, whose translation MLLNDLIQRQQTRWKASFLVVSILMVATCILSLSIGEMWILPWSPDGALEQQLLTQLRMPRLIAALAIGASLAASGAVLQVLLGNPLAEPGVLGISGGASLALVILLFALPFVPTPLLTMLAAMLGALIFTLILVGLSRRRKVSTARLLLIGVALGILSGSVVTWAFYFSDDLNLRQLMYWLMGSVGGVSWQQLSVLLFVVPVLVWLCLQGKKLDLLMLGEIQAKQLGLDVAALRWRFILIVSLLVGASVALGGVIGFVGLVIPHLLRMSLGAENRYLLPLSALCGGLLLALADTLSRVILPSAELPVGVVTTTIGAPIFVWMLLRSHID comes from the coding sequence ATGCTTTTAAACGACCTAATTCAACGTCAACAAACTCGCTGGAAAGCCAGTTTCTTGGTTGTTTCCATTTTAATGGTGGCAACGTGTATTTTATCACTCTCCATTGGTGAGATGTGGATATTGCCATGGTCACCAGATGGCGCATTAGAGCAGCAACTGCTTACCCAGCTTCGTATGCCACGCTTAATCGCGGCATTGGCTATTGGTGCTTCTTTGGCGGCGTCTGGTGCGGTATTGCAGGTACTGTTGGGCAACCCTTTGGCTGAACCCGGTGTATTGGGTATTTCGGGGGGGGCCAGTCTAGCGTTAGTCATTCTACTGTTTGCATTACCTTTTGTTCCTACACCGTTGCTCACAATGTTAGCGGCTATGTTAGGCGCCCTTATTTTCACTCTGATATTAGTCGGACTTTCTCGGCGTAGAAAAGTATCGACTGCACGCCTATTACTTATTGGTGTGGCGTTGGGCATTTTATCGGGTTCAGTCGTCACGTGGGCATTTTACTTTAGTGATGATTTAAACTTGCGCCAGTTAATGTACTGGTTAATGGGTAGCGTGGGTGGGGTAAGCTGGCAGCAGCTTTCAGTCTTACTTTTTGTTGTACCTGTTTTAGTCTGGTTATGTTTACAAGGTAAGAAACTCGACCTACTGATGCTGGGTGAAATTCAAGCCAAACAACTTGGTTTAGATGTAGCAGCGTTACGCTGGCGATTTATTTTAATTGTATCGCTGTTAGTGGGAGCGTCTGTTGCGCTAGGCGGTGTGATCGGTTTTGTTGGTTTGGTTATTCCACATCTATTACGTATGAGCTTGGGCGCTGAAAATCGCTACTTATTACCATTATCTGCTTTATGCGGTGGATTGTTATTAGCATTAGCCGATACTTTATCTCGTGTCATTCTACCGTCTGCTGAATTGCCCGTTGGGGTGGTTACAACGACGATTGGTGCCCCCATTTTTGTGTGGATGCTACTGCGTTCACATATTGATTAA
- a CDS encoding succinylglutamate desuccinylase, translated as MASLQSVKEGGFLTATLDLTLPFEAGKWVLESGVAFDLSHRGILTITPPKVSALTKDIIISAGVHGDETGPIELVQEMTQSMLQGKLVPAHRLLLIIGHPQAINAHTRFIDENMNRLFAERNDETNIDRINANQLQYAVDDFYQKSPLLTLHHDRALPDRWHLDLHCAIRDSVHYTFAVSPYSEKSTRSGALFSFLQQADIEAILLSSAPSPTFSWYSAENYGAQGLTMELGKVARLGENDLTRLAPFADVMQQLVCCDTLPVSWDDSATSVYRVTRSLAKKSDDFSFTFPSNQANFTFFEHGKLLAQDNGVEYYSLEGGEAVVFPNPNVAIGQRACLLVQQTGVIFGEQVTIAK; from the coding sequence ATGGCATCGCTACAATCAGTAAAAGAGGGCGGCTTCTTAACGGCTACATTGGATTTAACGTTACCCTTCGAGGCTGGTAAATGGGTGCTGGAATCTGGGGTGGCATTTGACTTATCTCACCGTGGTATTTTAACGATCACTCCGCCAAAAGTGAGTGCATTAACGAAAGACATTATCATTTCTGCTGGTGTTCACGGTGATGAGACTGGGCCTATAGAATTAGTTCAGGAAATGACTCAAAGCATGCTGCAGGGTAAGTTAGTGCCTGCTCATCGGTTACTGCTTATTATTGGGCATCCTCAAGCTATTAATGCGCATACGCGTTTCATCGATGAAAATATGAATCGTCTTTTTGCTGAAAGGAATGATGAGACGAATATTGACCGTATTAATGCGAACCAGTTGCAGTATGCCGTCGATGATTTTTATCAAAAATCGCCTCTGTTAACCCTTCATCATGATCGGGCATTACCCGATCGTTGGCATTTAGACCTTCATTGCGCAATTCGTGATTCAGTTCATTATACCTTTGCTGTAAGTCCGTATAGCGAAAAATCCACTCGAAGCGGTGCTTTGTTTTCATTCTTACAACAAGCAGATATAGAAGCCATTTTGTTGTCTAGCGCACCATCGCCAACATTCAGTTGGTACAGTGCTGAAAATTATGGCGCTCAAGGTTTAACGATGGAACTGGGTAAGGTGGCACGCTTAGGTGAGAATGATTTAACTCGCCTAGCGCCTTTTGCTGACGTGATGCAGCAACTTGTCTGCTGTGATACGTTGCCGGTTAGTTGGGATGATTCAGCGACAAGTGTCTATCGCGTAACACGTAGCTTGGCGAAAAAGTCAGACGATTTCTCGTTTACTTTTCCTTCTAATCAGGCGAACTTCACTTTCTTCGAGCATGGCAAGCTATTGGCACAAGACAACGGTGTCGAATATTATTCATTAGAAGGTGGCGAAGCCGTTGTATTTCCGAATCCCAATGTGGCTATCGGGCAGCGAGCTTGTTTATTGGTACAACAAACGGGCGTGATTTTTGGCGAGCAAGTGACTATTGCTAAGTGA
- the ihfA gene encoding integration host factor subunit alpha: MALTKADLAEDLFENVGLSKRDAKDTVEVFFEEIRKALENGEQVKLSGFGNFDLRDKNERPGRNPKTGEDIPISARRVVTFRPGQKLKARVESIEIEK, encoded by the coding sequence ATGGCGCTCACAAAAGCCGATTTGGCTGAGGACCTGTTTGAGAATGTTGGATTAAGCAAGCGGGACGCCAAGGATACGGTGGAAGTCTTTTTTGAAGAAATCAGAAAGGCTCTAGAAAATGGCGAGCAAGTAAAATTATCAGGTTTCGGTAATTTTGATTTGCGCGACAAAAATGAACGCCCCGGCCGAAATCCAAAAACGGGTGAAGATATTCCTATCTCTGCACGTCGTGTCGTTACTTTTCGTCCAGGTCAAAAATTAAAAGCTCGCGTTGAAAGCATAGAAATCGAAAAATAA
- the pheT gene encoding phenylalanine--tRNA ligase subunit beta codes for MKFSESWLREWVKPAINSEELAHQITMAGLEVDEVAPVAGEFTGVKVGKVVECGQHPDADKLQVTKIDIGEEALLDIVCGASNCRLGLTVAVATVGAVLPGNFKIKKAKLRGVPSHGMLCSFSELGIDVESDGILELPEGTALGMDVRELLELNDVAIDVDLTANRADCFSIRGLAREVGVLNRADVTEPVIDAVAPSIDDTVSVEIKATDACPRYLGRVVKNINVKAESPIWMQEKLRRCGIRSIDAVVDITNYVMLEQGQPMHAFDLSKIDGGIVVRLAEQGEKLTLLDGNETELNSNTLVISDHTKALAIAGIFGGKDSGVTTETTDVLLEAAFFAPDHIRGRARAYGLHTDSSLRFERGVDSTLQAAAMERATQLLVEICGGEVAPVNGSESEADLPKANVVALRRTKLDSLLGHEIPSEDVVEILTRLGCNVSVVDDSETTDAGWTATSPAWRFDIAIEQDLIEEVGRIYGYDNIPNQAPVAALKMNDHKEANQPLKRVRDLLVDRGYHEAITYSFVEPEQQKLVVPGVEPLILPFPISADMSAMRLGLIQGLLNTVVHNQKRQQSRVRLFESGLRFIPEASAENGMRQEMMLAGVIAGTRGEEHWDIDTNTVDFFDLKGDLEAILELTANEKAYSFKALSSENKKQNPVLHPGQSAVIVVDAGLETEKEVGVIGTVHPELERKFGLNGRTIVFEIEWAAINTRVLPEAVAVSKFPANRRDIAVVVDEAAASGDIVKACIAAGGEFLTDAKLFDVYVGKGVEEGKKSLAIALSLQSVERTLEDADISGAVDSIVAVLAERFGASLRD; via the coding sequence ATGAAATTCAGTGAATCTTGGCTACGCGAGTGGGTTAAACCTGCTATTAACAGCGAAGAACTAGCTCACCAAATCACAATGGCTGGTTTGGAAGTTGATGAAGTTGCTCCCGTTGCCGGTGAGTTTACCGGCGTTAAAGTGGGTAAAGTTGTTGAGTGCGGTCAGCACCCAGATGCAGACAAACTTCAAGTAACAAAAATTGATATCGGTGAAGAAGCGCTTTTAGACATCGTATGTGGTGCATCTAACTGTCGTCTTGGCCTTACTGTTGCTGTTGCAACGGTAGGTGCGGTTCTTCCTGGTAACTTTAAAATCAAGAAAGCAAAACTACGTGGTGTTCCTTCTCACGGTATGCTTTGTTCTTTCTCTGAGCTAGGTATCGATGTTGAGTCTGACGGCATTCTTGAGCTACCAGAAGGTACAGCTTTAGGTATGGACGTTCGTGAGCTTTTAGAGCTTAACGATGTTGCTATCGATGTTGACCTAACAGCTAACCGTGCTGACTGTTTCAGCATTCGTGGTTTAGCTCGTGAAGTTGGTGTTCTAAACCGTGCTGACGTAACAGAGCCTGTTATCGACGCGGTTGCGCCAAGCATTGACGATACAGTATCAGTTGAAATTAAAGCGACTGATGCTTGTCCACGTTACCTTGGCCGTGTAGTTAAGAACATAAACGTGAAAGCAGAGTCACCAATCTGGATGCAAGAAAAATTGCGTCGTTGTGGTATCCGTTCAATTGACGCTGTTGTAGACATCACAAACTACGTGATGCTAGAGCAAGGCCAACCAATGCACGCATTTGATCTTTCTAAGATTGACGGTGGCATTGTGGTTCGTCTAGCTGAGCAAGGCGAAAAACTGACACTTCTAGATGGCAACGAAACTGAGCTAAACAGCAATACATTAGTTATTTCTGACCACACTAAAGCACTTGCAATTGCTGGTATCTTTGGTGGTAAAGACTCAGGTGTAACGACTGAAACAACAGACGTGCTTCTTGAAGCTGCATTCTTCGCACCTGATCACATTCGTGGTCGCGCTCGTGCATACGGTCTTCATACTGATTCTTCTCTACGTTTCGAGCGTGGTGTAGATTCAACGCTACAAGCAGCAGCAATGGAGCGTGCTACGCAGCTTCTAGTTGAAATCTGCGGTGGTGAAGTAGCACCTGTTAACGGTAGCGAGTCTGAAGCTGATCTGCCTAAAGCAAACGTTGTTGCATTACGTCGCACTAAGCTAGATAGCTTGCTAGGCCACGAAATCCCATCTGAAGATGTGGTTGAGATCCTAACTCGTCTAGGTTGTAACGTTTCTGTTGTAGATGATTCGGAGACAACAGATGCAGGTTGGACAGCAACATCTCCAGCATGGCGTTTTGATATCGCAATCGAGCAAGACCTAATCGAAGAAGTAGGCCGCATCTACGGTTACGATAACATTCCTAATCAAGCGCCAGTAGCTGCACTTAAGATGAATGATCACAAGGAAGCAAACCAACCGCTTAAGCGTGTTCGTGATCTTCTTGTTGACCGTGGTTACCACGAAGCAATTACGTACAGCTTCGTAGAGCCAGAACAACAGAAATTGGTTGTTCCAGGTGTTGAGCCGCTAATCCTGCCATTCCCGATTTCTGCGGATATGTCAGCAATGCGTCTTGGCCTAATCCAAGGTCTACTAAATACGGTTGTTCACAACCAAAAGCGTCAGCAATCTCGTGTTCGTTTATTCGAATCTGGCTTACGTTTCATTCCTGAGGCGAGTGCTGAAAATGGCATGCGTCAAGAAATGATGCTAGCGGGTGTTATTGCCGGTACTCGTGGTGAAGAACACTGGGATATCGACACGAATACTGTTGATTTCTTCGACCTTAAAGGTGATTTAGAAGCGATTCTAGAGCTGACTGCGAACGAAAAGGCATATAGCTTTAAAGCCCTTTCTTCTGAGAACAAAAAACAGAACCCAGTACTTCACCCTGGCCAATCAGCAGTGATTGTTGTTGATGCCGGTCTTGAAACAGAGAAAGAGGTAGGTGTCATTGGTACTGTTCACCCAGAATTAGAGCGTAAGTTTGGTCTAAATGGCCGCACTATCGTATTCGAAATCGAGTGGGCAGCAATCAATACTCGCGTTCTTCCAGAAGCAGTAGCTGTATCTAAGTTCCCTGCTAACCGTCGTGATATCGCGGTTGTTGTTGATGAGGCTGCGGCTTCTGGTGACATCGTAAAAGCATGTATTGCTGCGGGCGGTGAATTCTTAACTGACGCTAAACTGTTTGACGTTTACGTTGGTAAAGGCGTTGAGGAAGGCAAGAAGAGCCTTGCTATCGCACTAAGTCTTCAGTCAGTTGAACGTACGCTTGAAGATGCAGATATTTCAGGTGCAGTAGACAGTATTGTTGCTGTGCTTGCTGAACGTTTCGGTGCTAGCCTACGCGACTAG
- the pheS gene encoding phenylalanine--tRNA ligase subunit alpha, with product MLQLDEILANATTAIETAASLVALDEVRVQYLGKKGELTSQLQSLGKLPPEERRTAGQEINKAKGAVQQAIAARKDALQRAELETKLAAETIDVSLPGRRIENGGLHPVTRTVERIEQFFGELGFSTESGPEIEDAFHNFDALNIADDHPARTDHDTFFFNPDLMLRTHTSGVQIRTMEHGKPPFRFIAPGRVYRNDYDQTHTPMFHQVEGMLVDENVNFAQLKGILNEFLCNFFEEEVEVRFRPSFFPFTEPSAEVDVKRKDGKWLEVLGCGMVHPNVLRSVGIDPEKYSGFAFGMGVERLTMLRYGVNDLRSFFENDLRFLKQFK from the coding sequence ATGCTACAACTAGACGAGATCCTAGCCAACGCAACGACAGCTATTGAAACCGCTGCTTCGTTAGTCGCACTTGATGAAGTGCGTGTTCAGTACTTAGGTAAAAAAGGCGAATTAACTTCGCAACTACAAAGCCTAGGTAAATTACCACCGGAAGAGCGTCGTACTGCTGGTCAAGAGATCAACAAAGCGAAAGGCGCCGTTCAACAAGCGATCGCAGCACGTAAAGATGCACTTCAACGTGCAGAGCTTGAAACAAAGCTAGCTGCAGAGACTATCGATGTGAGCCTTCCTGGTCGTCGTATCGAAAACGGTGGTCTTCACCCAGTTACTCGTACCGTTGAGCGTATTGAACAGTTCTTTGGTGAACTTGGTTTTAGCACTGAGTCTGGTCCTGAGATTGAAGATGCATTCCATAACTTTGATGCATTGAACATTGCAGATGATCACCCAGCTCGTACTGATCACGATACGTTCTTCTTCAACCCTGATTTGATGCTGCGTACGCACACTTCTGGTGTACAGATCCGTACCATGGAACATGGTAAACCACCATTCCGTTTCATTGCACCAGGTCGTGTATACCGTAACGATTATGATCAAACGCATACGCCAATGTTCCACCAAGTGGAAGGTATGCTAGTAGATGAAAACGTAAACTTTGCGCAACTTAAAGGCATTTTGAACGAATTCCTATGTAATTTCTTCGAAGAAGAAGTTGAAGTTCGTTTCCGTCCTTCTTTCTTCCCGTTTACAGAGCCTTCTGCTGAAGTAGACGTGAAGCGCAAAGATGGCAAATGGTTAGAAGTTTTAGGTTGTGGCATGGTTCACCCTAATGTACTTCGTTCTGTTGGTATTGATCCTGAGAAATACTCTGGTTTTGCATTCGGTATGGGTGTTGAGCGTCTAACAATGCTTCGTTATGGCGTTAATGACCTTCGTTCGTTCTTCGAGAACGACCTTCGTTTCCTTAAGCAATTCAAGTAA
- the rplT gene encoding 50S ribosomal protein L20 encodes MPRVKRGVQARARHKKVLKQAKGYYGARSRVYRVAFQAVTKAGQYAYRDRRQKKRTFRALWIARINAAARQNGLSYSRLINGLKKASIEIDRKILADIAVFDKATFTVLVEKAKAAL; translated from the coding sequence ATGCCTCGCGTAAAACGTGGTGTACAAGCGCGTGCACGTCACAAGAAAGTTCTTAAACAAGCTAAAGGTTATTACGGAGCACGTTCACGTGTTTACCGCGTAGCTTTCCAAGCTGTTACTAAAGCTGGTCAATATGCTTACCGTGACCGTCGTCAGAAGAAACGTACTTTCCGTGCTCTTTGGATTGCTCGTATCAACGCTGCTGCACGTCAAAATGGTTTGTCTTACAGCCGTCTAATCAACGGCCTTAAGAAAGCGTCTATCGAAATCGATCGTAAGATCCTTGCTGATATCGCTGTATTCGACAAAGCTACTTTCACAGTACTTGTTGAAAAAGCAAAAGCTGCACTGTAA
- the rpmI gene encoding 50S ribosomal protein L35 encodes MPKMKSNKGASKRFKKTAGGFKFKHATKRHILTKRTTKNKRQLRPNAILPKCEVAAVARMLPFA; translated from the coding sequence ATGCCTAAGATGAAATCCAACAAGGGCGCTTCTAAGCGCTTTAAGAAAACTGCTGGTGGCTTTAAGTTTAAGCACGCTACAAAACGTCACATCCTGACTAAACGTACTACTAAGAACAAACGTCAGCTTCGTCCAAATGCAATCCTTCCTAAGTGTGAAGTGGCTGCAGTTGCTCGTATGCTTCCGTTCGCTTAA
- the infC gene encoding translation initiation factor IF-3, which produces MKGGKRTQAPVKQNAHRLNGEIHGVSEVRLTGIDGESIGVVSFEEATRIANDAGVDLVEISPNAEPPVCRVMDYGKYLFEKSKAAKEQKKKQKQIQIKEVKFRPGTDEGDYQVKLRNLIRFLEEGNKGKVTLRFRGREMAHQNLGIDLLNRIKAELEDLAVCESFPHRVEGRQMTMMLAPKKK; this is translated from the coding sequence ATTAAAGGCGGAAAAAGAACTCAAGCACCAGTTAAACAAAATGCACACCGTTTAAACGGTGAAATTCACGGCGTTAGTGAAGTTCGTTTAACAGGTATAGATGGCGAGTCCATCGGTGTTGTATCTTTTGAAGAAGCAACTCGCATTGCTAATGATGCAGGTGTGGATTTAGTTGAAATCAGCCCAAATGCCGAGCCACCAGTTTGTCGCGTGATGGACTATGGCAAGTACCTGTTCGAAAAGAGCAAGGCTGCTAAAGAGCAAAAGAAAAAGCAGAAACAAATCCAGATCAAAGAAGTTAAATTCCGACCTGGTACAGACGAAGGCGACTATCAGGTAAAACTACGCAACCTGATTCGCTTTTTAGAAGAGGGCAACAAGGGTAAAGTCACACTACGTTTCCGTGGTCGTGAAATGGCCCATCAGAATCTTGGTATTGATCTTCTGAATCGTATTAAGGCAGAACTTGAAGACCTAGCGGTCTGCGAGAGCTTCCCACATCGAGTTGAAGGTCGCCAAATGACTATGATGCTTGCTCCAAAAAAGAAGTAA
- a CDS encoding DUF6444 domain-containing protein: MKKKLSFKEEPPTVNSLNEAQALIQELWEKLRHYEDKLSTSSKNSSKSPSSDGPKERAERKKLKALVAAIRLELNKVTRANGEN, translated from the coding sequence ATGAAAAAGAAATTATCATTTAAAGAAGAACCACCGACGGTAAATAGCCTCAATGAAGCTCAAGCTCTTATCCAGGAGCTATGGGAGAAATTGCGGCACTACGAAGACAAGCTCTCGACGAGTTCTAAAAACTCATCAAAGTCGCCATCATCTGATGGCCCAAAAGAGAGGGCTGAGCGAAAAAAGCTGAAAGCCCTCGTAGCGGCAATAAGATTGGAGCTCAACAAGGTCACGAGGGCAAACGGCGAAAACTGA
- the tnpC gene encoding IS66 family transposase → MSKLKKTDTVVPCVPSSLCPCCGDSHIAINQKPSYRHQVHEIPEPIVNITEYQVFHGRCQNCQTSVKGKRPQDTPQGIMGPNLMSYIALLAGQFHLSVRKIQELLKLQLGTSFSTGAISEAQGKVSSMLTPLHQAVRDAIQKAPMVHIDETSHIRNGESSLRWCWLMSSDDWVYERVLFSRSTHSAKVMLNEKFAGVVISDQCASYNWLNPEKHQFCLGHLKRNLQQMADYSGGGLTAFIGKRLTLLINMIFRTQHCYEEENISAEIYFRRMKRLRKSLTRWLHKGADVTTSRYSGRCKFILKHEVSLWVFLTAPLTIPLTNNEAERRLRGSVIMRKISFGTSSDRGDKFRGRIHTLVETCKKRSMSPFIALQQIVNAVVKKQPYPDIFNLCSG, encoded by the coding sequence CTGAGCAAACTCAAAAAGACAGATACTGTTGTACCCTGTGTGCCCAGTTCACTGTGCCCTTGTTGTGGCGATAGTCATATCGCGATTAATCAAAAACCATCCTATCGGCATCAAGTGCATGAAATCCCTGAGCCAATTGTAAATATTACTGAATATCAAGTCTTTCATGGCCGGTGTCAAAATTGCCAGACTTCCGTTAAGGGGAAGCGGCCTCAAGATACCCCACAGGGAATAATGGGCCCTAACCTCATGAGCTACATTGCCCTGCTGGCTGGACAGTTTCATCTCAGCGTTCGTAAAATACAAGAATTACTCAAGCTGCAGTTAGGCACCTCCTTTTCCACGGGCGCTATCTCCGAGGCTCAAGGAAAAGTATCATCGATGCTTACGCCTTTACATCAAGCCGTTCGAGACGCCATTCAAAAAGCGCCAATGGTTCATATTGATGAGACTTCTCACATCAGAAATGGTGAAAGCAGCCTACGCTGGTGTTGGCTGATGTCGAGTGATGATTGGGTCTATGAACGTGTTTTGTTTTCACGCTCAACCCACTCGGCAAAAGTGATGCTGAATGAAAAATTTGCTGGGGTTGTTATCTCCGATCAATGTGCCAGCTATAATTGGCTCAATCCTGAAAAACATCAATTTTGCTTAGGCCACCTAAAGCGAAATCTCCAACAAATGGCCGATTACAGTGGGGGTGGGTTAACCGCTTTTATTGGCAAACGACTGACTCTGCTTATCAATATGATTTTTCGCACTCAACATTGTTATGAAGAAGAAAACATTTCAGCGGAGATATACTTTCGGAGAATGAAGCGATTGAGAAAGAGCTTAACGCGCTGGTTACACAAAGGCGCGGATGTCACAACATCTAGATATAGCGGTCGATGTAAATTCATTCTTAAGCACGAAGTCAGTTTGTGGGTATTTCTGACGGCTCCCTTAACAATCCCATTAACCAACAATGAAGCCGAGCGCCGGTTACGTGGAAGCGTGATCATGCGAAAAATCAGTTTTGGTACAAGCTCCGATCGCGGTGATAAGTTTCGAGGCCGAATACACACTCTTGTTGAAACCTGCAAGAAACGAAGTATGTCACCATTTATCGCTCTTCAACAGATTGTCAATGCTGTCGTGAAAAAACAGCCATATCCTGACATCTTCAATCTTTGTTCAGGGTAG